The following proteins are co-located in the Brevibacillus laterosporus DSM 25 genome:
- the scpB gene encoding SMC-Scp complex subunit ScpB has translation MDYDKLKSVIEGLLFISGDEGIDAKQIAEIIEVSEDVVIDLLEDMKADFYRSNRGIQLVEVAKAYQLTTLPEHMIYFEKLATSPTHSSLSQAALETLAIIAYRQPITRSEIEEIRGVKCEKALHTLTSKLLIKEMGRAEGIGRPILYGTTKEFLEYFGLKGIADLPEPPIDFSFDQHDEEMAQLFRGKESAGND, from the coding sequence ATGGATTATGATAAATTAAAATCGGTGATAGAGGGTCTTTTATTTATCTCCGGTGATGAGGGGATAGATGCAAAGCAGATTGCCGAAATCATAGAGGTTTCTGAAGATGTTGTCATTGACCTACTAGAGGATATGAAAGCGGACTTTTACCGATCGAATAGAGGTATTCAGCTTGTGGAAGTGGCGAAAGCTTATCAATTGACTACTTTGCCTGAACACATGATTTATTTTGAAAAGCTGGCTACTTCCCCCACGCACTCGTCGTTATCGCAAGCGGCATTGGAAACCTTAGCTATCATCGCGTATCGCCAGCCGATTACTCGTTCGGAGATAGAAGAGATTCGTGGAGTGAAATGCGAAAAAGCGCTACATACTTTGACATCTAAACTTTTGATTAAAGAAATGGGACGTGCAGAGGGGATCGGACGACCGATCTTATATGGCACAACTAAAGAATTTCTAGAGTATTTTGGATTGAAGGGAATTGCAGATTTACCAGAACCGCCAATTGATTTTTCATTTGATCAACACGATGAGGAAATGGCTCAATTGTTTCGCGGGAAGGAATCTGCTGGAAACGACTAG
- a CDS encoding pseudouridine synthase, whose protein sequence is MEERLQKVLAQAGVASRRSCEELIKQGRVKVNGQVVTELGTKVNASVDQILVDNKSIAQEEHVYVLLNKPTGVITSMSDPEGRKTVRDLIKKIPQRVYPVGRLDFDTSGLLIMTNDGELANRLAHPSFEMDKVYRAWVKGMPTTESVLQLAKGIKLEDGITSPGKARILERNAKKNRTLIELTIHEGRNRQVRRMCQAIGHPVITLQRIQVSFLTLGNLDLGTYRFLQKGEVERLRSELKKVRKKTNKRL, encoded by the coding sequence ATGGAAGAACGCTTGCAGAAGGTGCTGGCACAAGCGGGTGTCGCCTCACGTCGCAGCTGTGAAGAACTGATAAAGCAAGGTAGAGTAAAAGTAAATGGACAAGTGGTAACGGAGCTAGGTACAAAGGTAAATGCCTCCGTAGATCAAATTCTGGTTGATAACAAGTCCATAGCACAAGAAGAACATGTCTATGTCTTACTCAACAAACCAACAGGTGTCATTACAAGCATGAGTGATCCTGAAGGACGTAAAACCGTTCGTGATCTGATCAAAAAAATTCCTCAGAGGGTCTATCCAGTGGGGCGTTTAGATTTTGATACATCGGGTCTGCTTATTATGACAAACGATGGAGAATTGGCTAATCGCTTGGCTCATCCGTCATTTGAGATGGATAAGGTATATCGGGCCTGGGTTAAAGGAATGCCCACAACGGAAAGTGTCTTACAACTAGCTAAGGGTATTAAGTTGGAGGACGGAATCACCTCTCCTGGGAAAGCAAGAATTTTGGAGAGAAATGCCAAGAAAAATCGCACATTAATTGAGCTGACCATTCATGAAGGCCGTAATCGTCAAGTACGTAGGATGTGTCAAGCAATTGGACATCCCGTAATTACTTTGCAACGAATTCAGGTTAGCTTTCTTACGTTAGGCAATCTTGATCTCGGTACATATCGTTTTTTACAAAAGGGAGAAGTAGAACGATTGCGGAGTGAGTTAAAAAAAGTTAGAAAGAAAACGAACAAACGTTTGTGA
- a CDS encoding HD domain-containing protein: MNMAVEAVLLATKAHANQQDKGGQPYILHPLRVMMYMPSDEARAVAVLHDVLEDTDVTADDLREAGFPKEVVEAVMILTKNSKEDYDSYIKRVKQNQLARAVKIADIKDNLDLTRIAEPTEADVARIEKYKRALKELEADTEDNQKLKNPEENKPTSHIEQDGNTEEGTPNDAAKEDTPHEEAMADDKQYKEE, encoded by the coding sequence ATGAATATGGCTGTAGAAGCTGTCTTATTAGCAACAAAGGCGCATGCCAATCAACAAGATAAAGGAGGACAGCCTTATATTTTACATCCTTTGCGCGTTATGATGTACATGCCTTCGGACGAAGCAAGAGCAGTTGCGGTTTTGCATGATGTATTAGAAGATACCGATGTGACCGCAGATGATTTGCGCGAAGCGGGGTTTCCAAAGGAAGTAGTGGAGGCAGTGATGATCCTTACCAAAAATTCAAAAGAGGATTATGACAGCTACATTAAAAGGGTTAAACAAAATCAGTTAGCGCGAGCTGTGAAGATTGCAGATATCAAAGATAATTTGGATTTGACTCGAATAGCGGAACCTACGGAAGCTGATGTAGCTCGTATAGAAAAATATAAACGAGCACTGAAAGAATTAGAGGCGGATACTGAGGATAACCAAAAGCTAAAAAATCCAGAGGAAAATAAACCAACTTCTCATATAGAACAGGATGGAAATACGGAAGAGGGCACTCCTAATGATGCTGCTAAGGAAGATACTCCTCATGAAGAAGCGATGGCTGATGACAAACAGTATAAAGAAGAGTGA
- a CDS encoding nucleoside recognition domain-containing protein, translating to MLNIIWLILIIISVIVAAVNGRMEIISQSIFEGAKTGVTVCFGLLSVLIFWMGIMKIAEKSGLLHLVSIWLSPIVQKLFPDIPKGHPAIGYILSNMSANILGLGNAATPMGIKAMEELQKLNPHKDIATPAMCTLLAINTASITLIPTTMIAIRLQYGSTNAFEIVGTTLLASFFATAFALLLDRVYRLRYKRKSR from the coding sequence ATGCTTAATATCATTTGGCTCATTTTAATCATTATCAGCGTGATTGTAGCAGCTGTGAATGGACGTATGGAAATTATTAGTCAATCGATATTTGAAGGTGCCAAAACAGGCGTTACTGTCTGTTTTGGTCTTCTCAGCGTCCTCATCTTCTGGATGGGGATCATGAAAATTGCCGAAAAATCCGGACTTTTACATCTAGTCTCAATCTGGTTATCTCCCATTGTGCAAAAGCTTTTCCCCGATATACCTAAAGGACATCCGGCCATTGGCTACATTCTCTCCAACATGAGCGCCAACATTCTCGGGCTTGGAAATGCTGCTACTCCAATGGGAATTAAGGCAATGGAGGAGCTACAAAAATTAAACCCCCACAAAGATATCGCAACCCCAGCTATGTGCACCTTACTTGCCATTAACACGGCCAGTATCACACTTATTCCTACTACTATGATCGCAATACGCTTGCAATATGGCTCAACGAATGCTTTTGAAATAGTGGGTACAACTCTGCTCGCTTCCTTTTTCGCAACAGCTTTTGCCCTACTGCTTGATCGTGTCTACCGTCTGCGCTACAAGCGCAAGTCCCGTTAA
- a CDS encoding segregation and condensation protein A, whose protein sequence is MSYSIKLDSFEGPLDLLLHLIDKAEVDIYDIPIAVITEQYLDTIHTMRELQLDVASEFVVMAATLLAIKSKTLLPKKEEIHFEPLHDEYGEEEDPRDELVQRLLEYRKFKRMAEQLREMETGRSHVFTRPAEDLTPYAREEEPGIANVTLFDMLHALEKMFARLQTKEPVAKVSRDEISIKDRMKEIRQLIKVGGGHVRFSQLFITNVTRTEIVTTFLALLELMKGKAITCVQNQLFTDILISEGKGETEHGL, encoded by the coding sequence TTGTCATACAGTATTAAATTGGATTCGTTTGAAGGGCCGCTCGATTTGCTTTTGCATTTGATCGACAAGGCGGAGGTAGATATCTATGATATACCAATAGCGGTGATTACTGAACAATATTTGGATACCATTCATACGATGCGTGAGCTTCAATTGGATGTAGCTAGTGAGTTCGTAGTCATGGCTGCTACTCTGTTGGCCATCAAAAGCAAAACGTTACTTCCTAAAAAAGAGGAGATACATTTTGAACCATTGCACGATGAATATGGTGAAGAGGAAGATCCTCGGGATGAACTGGTACAACGCTTACTGGAGTATAGAAAATTCAAACGCATGGCCGAACAACTACGCGAAATGGAGACGGGGCGTAGCCATGTATTTACTCGACCGGCTGAGGACTTAACACCATATGCGCGTGAAGAGGAGCCAGGAATTGCAAATGTGACCCTATTTGATATGCTTCATGCATTAGAAAAAATGTTTGCGAGATTGCAGACCAAAGAGCCTGTAGCTAAGGTCTCACGAGATGAAATTTCCATAAAGGACCGGATGAAAGAGATTCGTCAGCTCATTAAGGTTGGAGGAGGGCATGTTCGCTTCTCTCAATTGTTTATTACAAACGTTACTCGCACTGAGATTGTGACGACGTTTCTTGCCTTACTGGAATTGATGAAGGGAAAGGCTATTACGTGTGTTCAAAATCAATTATTTACGGACATCTTGATCAGTGAGGGAAAGGGAGAAACGGAACATGGATTATGA
- the ccsB gene encoding c-type cytochrome biogenesis protein CcsB: MIQISSNLLLIAFVLYLIATIVFAVAITGKRWSNRDAKAHQARYAKIGVGITVIGFLGHLGQFIIRWAASGRIPTSNMFEFISFLSICIVAAFLLLYYIYKLGVLGAFAMPLAAIMLAYASVFPKEVTPLIPSLQSYWLKIHVTTAALGEGILAIGFAAGLMYLIRTIPQIKKSASTFWLEFSISVVLMMVGFIVVSASFSSPSLRTTFEFPVYDENNPAIVKNMQQVEYKLPAIVAPQEYKIIKEGPIKPLFEAPSFMHGKDAARKFNTMIWSVLSGLVLYGLLRLILRKRIAAAIQPSLDDIDPELIDEISYRAIAIGYPIFTLGALVFAMIWANEAWGRFWGWDPKETWALIVWLFYSVYLHLRLSKGWIGEKSAWMAVLGFVIILVTLVVVNLVIVGLHSYAGA; the protein is encoded by the coding sequence TTGATACAGATAAGTAGCAATCTATTATTGATCGCCTTTGTGTTGTATTTGATCGCTACGATAGTATTTGCGGTAGCAATCACGGGAAAACGTTGGTCTAACAGGGATGCAAAGGCGCACCAGGCACGATATGCAAAGATTGGCGTGGGAATCACTGTAATTGGATTTTTAGGCCATTTGGGGCAATTTATCATAAGATGGGCTGCTTCTGGGCGTATCCCTACCAGCAATATGTTCGAATTTATTTCCTTCTTGTCAATATGTATTGTAGCCGCATTCTTACTGCTTTATTATATCTACAAGCTAGGGGTACTGGGCGCCTTCGCGATGCCGCTAGCAGCTATTATGCTAGCCTATGCTAGTGTTTTTCCAAAAGAGGTGACGCCACTTATTCCATCATTACAAAGCTACTGGTTAAAGATTCATGTTACTACAGCAGCGCTTGGGGAAGGAATTTTGGCAATTGGATTTGCTGCGGGGCTCATGTACTTAATTCGCACTATTCCGCAAATCAAAAAATCAGCAAGTACCTTTTGGTTAGAATTTTCCATAAGTGTTGTTTTAATGATGGTTGGTTTTATTGTTGTATCGGCATCCTTTTCCTCACCAAGTCTGAGAACCACCTTTGAGTTTCCGGTTTATGATGAAAATAACCCGGCTATTGTTAAAAATATGCAGCAGGTCGAGTATAAATTGCCGGCAATTGTGGCACCACAAGAGTATAAAATCATCAAAGAGGGTCCAATCAAGCCATTATTTGAAGCCCCGTCCTTTATGCATGGGAAAGATGCGGCTCGCAAATTTAATACGATGATCTGGTCCGTATTGTCAGGACTTGTGCTTTATGGTCTCTTACGATTGATTTTACGTAAACGTATTGCAGCAGCGATTCAACCATCTTTAGATGATATTGATCCAGAGCTAATCGATGAGATTAGCTACCGTGCAATTGCTATTGGATACCCTATTTTTACGTTAGGAGCGCTTGTTTTCGCTATGATCTGGGCGAATGAAGCATGGGGGCGTTTCTGGGGTTGGGATCCAAAAGAAACGTGGGCGTTGATTGTATGGCTCTTTTATAGTGTTTATTTGCACCTTCGTTTGTCAAAAGGATGGATTGGAGAAAAATCTGCTTGGATGGCAGTACTAGGGTTTGTTATTATATTAGTAACGCTGGTTGTAGTAAATTTGGTGATCGTAGGCTTGCACTCTTATGCAGGTGCTTAG
- a CDS encoding response regulator transcription factor — MEKERILIVDDEERIRRLLKMYLERENYYIDEAEHGEEALDKALNQDYDIILLDLMLPGMDGIEVCEKIREQKATPIIMLTAKGEETNRVNGFEAGADDYVVKPFSPREVVFRVKAILRRSSATAFLKTDTVSSHSILVFPELTIDHDAHKVTANGVEVNLTPKEYELLHYLALSPDKVFTREELLKDVWHYDFFGDLRTVDTHIKRLREKLNKVSPDAAQMISTVWGVGYKLEVPK, encoded by the coding sequence GTGGAGAAAGAAAGAATCCTCATCGTAGACGACGAAGAAAGAATCCGTCGCCTGCTAAAGATGTATTTGGAGAGAGAGAATTACTATATTGATGAGGCAGAGCATGGAGAAGAAGCCTTAGATAAGGCACTAAATCAAGATTATGATATTATCTTGCTCGATCTAATGCTGCCTGGTATGGATGGAATCGAAGTTTGTGAAAAAATTCGTGAGCAAAAAGCGACGCCAATCATCATGTTGACCGCTAAAGGAGAAGAAACCAATCGGGTAAACGGTTTCGAGGCTGGCGCAGATGATTATGTAGTAAAACCGTTTAGTCCACGTGAGGTTGTATTTCGTGTAAAAGCGATTTTACGTCGTTCTTCTGCTACTGCTTTTTTAAAAACGGATACGGTATCGAGTCATTCCATTCTGGTTTTTCCAGAGTTAACGATCGATCATGATGCACACAAGGTTACAGCGAATGGTGTAGAAGTAAATCTGACTCCAAAAGAGTACGAGTTGTTGCATTATTTAGCATTATCTCCAGATAAAGTATTTACACGGGAAGAATTACTAAAGGACGTATGGCACTATGATTTCTTCGGAGATTTGCGAACCGTGGATACGCATATTAAACGCCTGAGAGAAAAGCTAAACAAAGTCTCTCCTGACGCTGCTCAAATGATCTCAACCGTTTGGGGCGTAGGTTACAAACTCGAGGTGCCTAAATAA
- a CDS encoding spore maturation protein has product MYSLINVVSLWAIPVFISFVLTYGWYKRVQVYDTFIEGAKGGLVTTIKILPHLVAMMVAITLFRESGALDILLQAMKPVLQLLHIPSEIVPLALLRPLSGTGSLAITTDLIAQFGPDSMIGRLASTMQGSTDTTFYVLTVYFGAVGVKNGLYALKVGLWSDLIGVVASLVVVYYIFS; this is encoded by the coding sequence TTGTACTCACTGATCAATGTCGTATCGCTTTGGGCAATTCCGGTCTTTATTTCCTTTGTTTTAACTTACGGATGGTATAAAAGAGTGCAAGTCTATGACACTTTTATAGAAGGAGCTAAGGGAGGACTTGTCACAACCATCAAAATATTACCTCACTTAGTAGCGATGATGGTGGCCATTACGTTGTTTCGTGAGTCAGGAGCTTTAGATATTTTATTACAAGCGATGAAGCCCGTACTCCAATTGCTTCATATCCCTTCTGAAATTGTCCCATTGGCTTTGCTACGTCCTTTGTCAGGTACAGGGTCACTTGCCATTACAACAGATTTGATTGCGCAATTTGGTCCCGATTCTATGATTGGTAGACTTGCTTCCACGATGCAGGGTAGCACTGATACAACCTTTTATGTGTTGACCGTATATTTTGGGGCGGTGGGCGTCAAAAATGGATTGTATGCATTAAAAGTAGGGCTATGGTCGGATTTGATTGGTGTAGTCGCTTCTTTAGTAGTTGTTTATTATATTTTTTCTTAA
- the resA gene encoding thiol-disulfide oxidoreductase ResA, with translation MNKQKRTSMRVAILGVLLVALVFAVYTSFAKPNEIKKGDRAPNFSLQSLDGETMTLADLKGKGVILNFWGSWCEPCRNEMPDLEKAWLANKDQNIVIVGVNVGESEVSAEQFVRQVKTTFPILMDKQREVTKVYNIGQMPSTFYIDQDGIVQDIILGQMNEKRINAALEKIRPVKTN, from the coding sequence GTGAATAAACAGAAAAGAACATCAATGCGAGTTGCCATTTTGGGAGTTTTGTTAGTTGCTCTCGTTTTTGCTGTGTATACAAGCTTTGCCAAGCCAAACGAAATTAAAAAAGGGGATAGGGCACCTAATTTCAGTTTGCAAAGCTTGGATGGTGAGACGATGACACTAGCTGATCTAAAAGGTAAGGGAGTCATCCTTAATTTCTGGGGTTCCTGGTGTGAGCCCTGTAGAAATGAAATGCCGGACTTAGAAAAAGCATGGCTTGCCAATAAGGATCAAAATATTGTAATCGTAGGGGTCAACGTGGGAGAATCGGAGGTATCTGCTGAGCAGTTTGTCCGTCAGGTAAAAACCACGTTTCCCATTTTGATGGATAAGCAGAGAGAAGTTACAAAAGTATATAATATTGGACAAATGCCTAGTACTTTTTATATTGATCAGGATGGTATCGTCCAAGATATCATCCTTGGACAAATGAATGAAAAGAGAATAAATGCCGCGCTCGAAAAGATTAGACCTGTCAAGACAAACTAA
- a CDS encoding D-alanyl-D-alanine carboxypeptidase family protein translates to MRYQRIIGVLVVFLLCVSYLGPQPRAWASLAPKISAEAAAVIDVESGRILYQKNGSKKMRIASLTKTLTAIVAMEATDIKKVVTVPDKAIGVEGSSIYLKRGEKLTLEELLYGLMLRSGNDAAAAIALQVGGSIEGFATMMNEKAMYIGMDQSNFMNPHGLDNSKEHYSTAVDMAKLSAYALQNPQFQQIVSTKVKSISWEGEKWDRRLQNKNKMLHLYNGADGVKTGYTKLAKRCLASSASRDGRQVAVVTLNAPDDWNDHATLLDYGFQQFKESSLIHKGEKWDAPQAIKLEDKGKVELVSLADFTYPLKAGEEQNVSKKVQLFQKQVGKKEVSEHVGFVEIYLGTTSIGKIPLTVREIKVTDTFQKTTPNGVWKHVSQLLKGGLPDA, encoded by the coding sequence ATGAGATACCAACGAATAATCGGCGTACTCGTCGTTTTTCTTTTGTGCGTTAGCTATTTAGGCCCACAACCTCGTGCATGGGCATCGCTAGCACCTAAGATTTCGGCGGAAGCAGCTGCGGTTATTGATGTTGAATCAGGACGTATTCTGTACCAAAAAAATGGAAGTAAGAAAATGAGAATTGCCAGCCTGACGAAGACGTTAACGGCCATTGTTGCAATGGAAGCAACCGATATAAAAAAAGTGGTTACTGTACCTGACAAAGCCATAGGAGTTGAAGGCTCCTCCATTTATTTAAAAAGAGGGGAGAAACTGACCTTAGAAGAATTACTATACGGCTTGATGCTTCGTTCTGGAAATGATGCGGCCGCTGCGATTGCTTTGCAGGTAGGGGGCTCTATTGAAGGATTTGCCACAATGATGAACGAAAAAGCCATGTACATCGGCATGGATCAAAGTAATTTTATGAACCCGCATGGATTAGATAATAGCAAGGAGCACTACTCAACAGCTGTTGATATGGCTAAATTATCGGCCTATGCCTTACAAAACCCACAATTTCAGCAGATTGTCTCCACAAAAGTAAAAAGTATTTCGTGGGAAGGCGAGAAATGGGACCGCAGGTTGCAAAACAAAAATAAAATGCTCCATCTCTATAACGGAGCGGATGGAGTGAAAACAGGTTATACGAAACTTGCAAAACGTTGCTTAGCATCATCAGCAAGCCGAGATGGGCGACAAGTGGCCGTTGTTACGCTTAATGCACCGGATGACTGGAATGACCATGCTACACTACTCGACTATGGCTTTCAACAGTTCAAAGAAAGCTCTTTAATTCACAAAGGCGAAAAATGGGATGCTCCCCAAGCGATTAAACTGGAGGACAAGGGAAAGGTTGAGTTGGTTTCATTAGCTGACTTTACTTATCCACTTAAGGCTGGAGAAGAGCAGAACGTGAGTAAAAAAGTTCAATTGTTTCAAAAGCAGGTAGGAAAAAAAGAGGTAAGTGAGCATGTTGGATTTGTTGAGATCTACTTAGGCACAACTTCCATTGGCAAAATACCACTTACTGTACGAGAAATAAAAGTAACAGATACCTTTCAAAAAACCACACCAAATGGTGTCTGGAAGCATGTCTCCCAATTGCTGAAGGGAGGATTACCTGATGCTTAA
- the resB gene encoding cytochrome c biogenesis protein ResB has protein sequence MDQRKCECGHTNPVGTLLCESCGIPLLQPVKEIDEKKAFPDMRYEGTARRSQTYSTSVVDKVWNFFSSVKIAIIIIIITLVMAGVGTILPQLEYVPVPLLDEPSKALFYEQTYGFFGKVYYALGFHEMYGSWWFVSLLVMIGISLVICSLDRVIPLYKALNKPRLNQHLSFYKGQKLHADMLLPEGLSGEEKLAQVQSWYKKKGYRVYREGNSVLGEKARFSRWGPYVNHIGLIIFLLGVLLRGVPQFFLEDTIWVREGQTVKVPGTELYIENLDYKTEYYTKDEFAEDLPLQEGQVIPKNYQTDAVLYKNENEGLAGAKPKLVEVKRGSITVNHPLTYEGILLYQLDRREQMLGALNFDLYDAKEKEKRVGSFKIDLYEPKKEQKVGNHYVVRVMDYFPDFELGKDGVPTTKTTLPNNPMVALEFIDSKTNESERLAYVAGGFIENTKSPRFILEVHKPDIIDSSGLLVRKDTMIPLIYFGAFITMIGLVMGFYWQHRRIWVHVTNNELYLAGHTNKNWFGLQQEVKNLVKQLELPLELILEQDKQKSKKKA, from the coding sequence ATGGATCAAAGAAAATGTGAATGCGGACACACCAACCCGGTGGGAACGCTTTTGTGTGAATCCTGCGGTATACCTCTTTTACAGCCTGTTAAAGAGATAGATGAAAAGAAAGCGTTTCCTGATATGCGTTATGAAGGGACAGCTCGCCGTTCCCAGACTTATTCCACCTCGGTAGTGGATAAAGTCTGGAACTTCTTTTCTTCTGTAAAAATCGCAATCATCATAATAATCATTACCTTGGTGATGGCAGGAGTTGGTACAATCCTGCCGCAGTTAGAATATGTCCCGGTCCCTTTACTAGATGAACCCAGCAAAGCTTTATTTTATGAACAAACGTACGGTTTTTTTGGTAAGGTGTATTACGCTTTAGGCTTTCATGAAATGTATGGATCTTGGTGGTTTGTTTCCTTATTAGTAATGATAGGAATATCATTGGTTATTTGTAGTTTAGACCGGGTAATACCGTTGTACAAAGCGTTGAATAAACCACGTTTGAATCAGCATCTTTCGTTTTATAAAGGGCAGAAGTTACACGCAGATATGTTACTACCGGAGGGACTTTCCGGTGAAGAAAAGCTTGCACAAGTGCAGAGCTGGTATAAGAAAAAAGGCTATCGCGTCTATCGGGAAGGTAATTCCGTATTGGGAGAAAAAGCAAGGTTTAGTAGATGGGGTCCCTATGTGAATCATATTGGACTGATTATTTTCTTGTTAGGTGTATTGCTGCGTGGTGTACCACAATTCTTCTTAGAGGATACGATTTGGGTGCGTGAAGGGCAAACCGTAAAAGTGCCAGGAACTGAGCTCTATATTGAAAATCTAGATTATAAGACTGAATATTATACAAAGGATGAATTTGCTGAAGATCTTCCGTTACAAGAAGGGCAAGTAATTCCGAAGAACTACCAGACTGATGCTGTTTTATACAAAAATGAAAATGAAGGGCTAGCGGGAGCCAAGCCCAAATTGGTGGAAGTCAAAAGAGGATCAATTACCGTAAATCATCCGCTGACTTACGAGGGAATTCTTTTATACCAATTGGATCGTCGAGAACAAATGCTGGGCGCACTTAATTTTGATTTATATGATGCCAAAGAGAAGGAAAAGAGAGTTGGCTCGTTTAAAATTGATTTGTATGAGCCTAAAAAGGAACAAAAAGTAGGCAATCATTACGTTGTGCGTGTCATGGATTATTTCCCAGATTTTGAGCTAGGCAAAGATGGGGTACCGACGACCAAAACAACTTTACCAAATAATCCGATGGTTGCATTGGAATTTATTGATTCGAAAACAAATGAGAGCGAACGATTAGCATACGTAGCCGGTGGGTTTATTGAAAATACAAAATCACCTCGCTTCATTTTAGAAGTACATAAGCCTGATATCATTGATTCAAGCGGCTTATTGGTGCGTAAGGATACCATGATTCCGTTAATCTACTTCGGGGCTTTTATTACGATGATTGGGTTAGTCATGGGCTTCTATTGGCAACATCGCCGGATTTGGGTGCATGTTACAAATAATGAGCTGTATCTAGCCGGTCACACCAATAAAAACTGGTTTGGTTTACAACAGGAAGTTAAGAATCTGGTGAAACAATTGGAGTTACCATTGGAACTCATTCTTGAACAAGATAAACAAAAATCGAAGAAGAAAGCGTAG
- a CDS encoding site-2 protease family protein, translating into MGLFHFDLNTLPFRVIAFVIAFSMHEWAHAFIAYRLGDNTAKNEGRLTLNPIPHLDPFGLLMILFGPFGWARPVPFNPYNFRGNKRLGIVCVAAAGPFVNLVLAFFFSFLWFYIQTPFWADMMASWPAKGLEAVSLTLEYCILINCAMLVFNMLPIAPLDGSKILRYILPHKCSGFFDKLDLYGPWLLLLIVFLPPLRGLLSVPLGIVLSWIQSITRYVVIQLFL; encoded by the coding sequence ATGGGCTTATTTCACTTTGACCTAAATACGCTCCCTTTCCGGGTTATCGCGTTTGTGATCGCATTTTCCATGCATGAGTGGGCACATGCGTTTATTGCTTATCGATTAGGTGATAACACAGCGAAAAACGAAGGGCGTTTAACACTCAATCCAATTCCGCATCTAGATCCGTTCGGACTCCTGATGATTTTGTTTGGACCCTTTGGATGGGCTAGACCTGTTCCGTTTAATCCTTACAATTTCAGAGGTAATAAGCGTCTAGGAATTGTGTGTGTTGCAGCAGCAGGACCGTTCGTGAACTTAGTATTAGCGTTTTTCTTTTCGTTTCTATGGTTTTATATTCAGACCCCATTCTGGGCAGACATGATGGCTTCCTGGCCTGCTAAGGGGTTAGAAGCGGTTTCTTTAACCTTAGAATACTGTATTTTGATTAACTGCGCTATGCTGGTGTTTAACATGCTTCCAATAGCTCCGTTAGATGGCTCTAAAATCCTGCGTTATATTTTACCGCATAAATGCAGTGGATTCTTTGATAAATTAGACCTATATGGACCATGGTTGTTATTGTTAATCGTATTCTTGCCACCGTTACGTGGATTGCTTAGTGTACCACTAGGCATCGTATTGTCTTGGATCCAAAGCATTACACGATATGTGGTTATTCAGCTTTTTTTATAA